The segment CCGCGGCACGCTGCGGGCGATCGACGGTGTCTCCTTCGACATCGCCAAGGGCGAAGTGCTGGGCGTGGTCGGCGAATCCGGCGCCGGCAAATCCGTCACCGGGCTCTCGGTGATCGGCCTGATCGATCCGCCCGGCCGCATCTCCGCCGGCGAGATCCGCCTCTCCGGCCTGCGCGTCGACAATCTGCCGCCGGAGGAAATGCGCCGTATCAGGGGAAAGCGCATCGGCATGATCTTCCAGGATCCCCTCACCTCGCTCAATCCGCTCTACAAGGTCGGCGACCAGATCGTGGAGACGATCAAGACCCACCTGAACCTGTCCGAGACGGCGGCGCGCCGCCGCGCCATCGATCTGCTCGCCGAAGTCGGCATTCCCGCACCGGAAAAGCGCATCGACGGTTATCCCCATGAATTCTCCGGCGGCATGCGCCAGCGCGTGGTGATTGCGCTCGCGATCTGCGCCGAGCCGGAACTGATCATCGCCGACGAGCCGACCACCGCACTCGACGTCTCCGTGCAAGCGCAGATCATCTCGCTGATCAAACGCCTCGGCCGCGATCACGGCACCGCGGTGATGCTGGTGACGCACGACATGGGCGTGATCGCCGAGACCTCCGACCGCGTTGCCGTGATGTATGCCGGCCGTGTCGCCGAGATCGGCCCGGTGCAGGACGTCGTGAAGAACCCGCTGCACCCCTACGCCAAGGGCCTGATGGGCGCGATCCCCACGCTTGCCGGCGATGACAAGCGCCTGGTTCAGATCCCCGGCTCGATGCCGCGGCTGTCGGCGATCCCGCGCGGCTGCTCGTTCAATCCGCGCTGCGCCTCCGCCTTCGATCGCTGCCGGGTGGACCGGCCGGAGCCGTTGTCGCGCGGCACACAGTCGGTTGCCTGCCATCTCTATGACAGCGTGCCGGCGGAGAGCGCGGCATGAGCGCGCCTTTCGTCCAGGCGACAAATCTGCGCCGCGTCTTCGACGTCTCGAAGCCATGGCTCAACCGCGTGCTTGAAGGCGGGCAGCTCGAATTTCTCAAGGCAGTCGACGGCGTCACGTTTGATATCAGGAAGGGCGAGACGTTTGCGCTGGTCGGTGAGTCCGGCTCGGGCAAGACCACGGTGGCGCGGATGGTCGTCGGCCTTTTGCCGCCGAGCTCCGGGGACGTGCTGATCGACGGAATCCCGATGGCCGATCCCCGGCAGGCGCTGGCGCGGCGAAAACTGCGACGCCGCATCCAGATGATCTTTCAGGATCCGTATGCGAGCCTGAACCCGCGCTTCCGCGTCGATGCCATCATCTCCGAGCCGATCCGCGCCTTCGACCTGATCCAGGGCGAGCGCGACATCCAGGCCCGCGTCGGCGAGCTGCTCAGCCTCGTCGGCCTGCATCCCGACGACCGATTGAAGTTTCCACACGAGTTCTCAGGCGGCCAGCGCCAGCGCATCGCGATCGCGCGCGCGCTCGCCTCAGATGCCGAGTTCATCGTCTGCGACGAGCCGACCTCGGCGCTCGACGTCTCCGTGCAGGCGCAGATCCTCAATTTGATGCGCGATCTCCAGGACAAGTTCGGCCTGACCTACATGTTCATCAGCCACAACCTCGCCGTGGTCCGCCACATGGCGAGCCGCGTCGGCGTGATGTATCTCGGCCGCATCGTCGAGATCGCCGAGGGACGCGAGCTGTTTTCCCGCCCGCGCATGCCCTACACCAAGATGCTGCTCGGCGCCGTGCCAGACCTCGCCATGAGCGGCCGCCAGCGCATTCCGGTCAAGGGCGAGATCCCGAACCCGATCAACCCGCCACCCGGCTGCGCCTTCAATCCGCGCTGCCCGCTGGCATTCGACCTCTGCCGCAAGGAAACCCCGGAATTGATCGACGGCGTCGCCTGCCACGCGGTTAACACCGCGCCGGTCCCGGCGTGACGCGCGCGTGCCATGCGGCCTGCGCATTGGCGGCACGGCGTGGCCTGTGATCAATTGCGCGCGCCGAAAATAAGGTAGCGAACTTTCATGGCCAGCAAAGTCAATCCCGATCCCTTTACAACGCGCCCCGAGATCGAGGGCACGTTCGGGGTCGTCGCCTCTACACACTGGATCGCGACCGCCGTCGGTATGGCCGCGCTCGAAAAGGGCGGCAACGCGTTCGATGCCGGCGTCGCCACAGCCTTCACGCTCCAGGTGGTGGAGCCGCATCTGAACGGCCCCGGCGGCGACGTGCCGATCATCGTGCATGACGTCAAGCGAGGCCGCACCGAGGTGATCTGCGGCCAAGGCCCGGCGCCGGCCCGCGCGACCATCGCACATTACAGGAGCGAGGGCCTCGACATGGTGCCCGGCACAGGTCTCCTTGCGGCCTGTGTCCCCGGCACCTTCGAATCCTGGATGATGCTGCTGCGCGACTACGGCACGCTGCGGCTGCGCGACGTGCTGGAGCCCGCGATCTCCTATGCTAGCTTTGGCCATCCGCTGGTCGAGCGCGCCTGCGCGACGATCCAGACCGTGGAGCAATTGTTCCGCAAGCACTGGCCGACCTCGGCCGCGGTTTACCTGCCGAACGGCGAAGTGCCGCGCCCCGGCACGCTCTTCACCAACAAGACATTGGCCGCGACCTACACCCGCATCCTCAGCGAAGCCGAGAGTGGCGGCGGAGGACGCGATGCCGAGATCGATCGCGCGCGAAAGGCCTGGTCGCAAGGTTTTGTCGCTGAGGCCATCGACAAGTTCTGCCGGACGCAAGAGGTGATGGACGTCAGCGGCTCGCCACATCGCGGCGTGCTCTCGGCCGACGACATGGCGCGCTGGCAGCCGACGATCGAGACGCCGCTCACCTACGATTATGGCCGCTACACCGTCTGCAAGGCCGGCGTCTGGAGCCAGGGCCCGGTCACGCTGCAACAGCTGGCGCTGCTGAAGGGCTTTGCACTCGACGGGCTCGACCCGACCGGGCCGGAGTTCATCCATCTCCAGATCGAATGCGCCAAGCTCGCCTTCGCGGACCGCGAGAAATTCTACGGCGATCCGAAGTTCAACGAGATCCCGATCGCGACGCTGCTGTCGGACGCCTACAACGATGAGCGCCGCAAGCTCGTCGCCGACAAGGCCTCGCTCGACTTCCGGCCCGGCGCGGTCGAGGGCTTTGGCGGCGTGGTCAAGCTGCGCCGCGCCGAGGGACAGCGTGAGGCGGTGGGCGCGCTCGGCGCTGGCGAGCCAACGGTCGGCCGCTTCGGCGAAGTGCGCGGCGACACCGTGCATTTCGACATCATCGACAAGGCCGGCAACATGGTGTCCTCGACACCGTCGGGCGGCTGGCTGCAATCCTCACCGGTCATTCCGGAAATCGGCTTCTGCCTCGGCAGCCGGGCCCAGATGTTCTGGCTGGAGGAAAACCATCCGGCCTCGCTCGCGCCCGGCAAACGGCCACGCACCACGCTGTCCCCGACCATGGCGCTGCATGACGGCGAGCCGTATCTGGCCTGGGGCTCGCCCGGGGGCGACCAGCAGGATCAGTGGATCACGCAGTTCTTTCTGCGCCACGTCCATTGCAACCTCAATCTCCAGGAAGCGATCGACGCGCCGGCCTGGCACTCCGAGCACTTCCCGATCTCGTTCTGGCCGCGCACCGCGCGCCCCGGCGTGCTTGTGGTCGAGAACCGCGTGCCGAAGGCGACGATCGAAAATTTGCGCCAGCGCGGTCATATCGTGGAAGTCGGACCCGACTGGTCCGAGGGCCGCCTCACCGCGGCCTCGCGCGTCGGGGTACGCCGCCGCGCAGCCGCCAATCCGCGGGGCATGCAGGGTTACGCCGCGGGACGCTGACAGGAAGCAAATGACCTGGTCGATCATCGCGCGCGATCCTGCCACCGGCCAGTTCGGCATCGCGGTTGCGACCCGCTTCTTCGCCGTCGGTGCGCGCGTGCCGTATATCGCCGCCGGCCTCGGCGCCATCGCGACGCAGGCCTTCGTCAATCCTTATTACGGCATCGACGGCGTCAAGCTCTTGCGAGAAGGCCTGAACGCGCATGATGTTCTCGCCGCGCTGCTCGCGACAGACGATGGCCGCGAGAGCCGCCAAATCCACATCATGGATGCGAGCGGTGCGATCGCGGCGCATACGGGTCGTGATTGCGTCGCCTGGTGCGGGCACGTGGCGGGCAGCGGCTTTTCCATCGCCGGCAACATGCTTGCGGGCTCCGATGTTCTCAGCGAGACCGCGAAGACCTATATCGCCAGTGACAGCCTGCCCTTCCCGCGCCGTCTGCTCGCGGCGATGCGCGCAGGCGAAGCCGCCGGCGGCGACAAGCGCGGCAAGCAGTCGGCCGCGCTATTGATCCACGGCGAGGAGGAATGGCCGGCACTGGACATTCGTGCCGATGATCATCCTGATCCGCTCGGCGAGCTCGAACGGCTCGACCAAGTCAGCCACGAGCTCTGGGTGCACTTCCGCAACTCGATGCCGACGCGGCAGAACTCGGCCGGCAACACCGATCGCAGCGTCATCGACGCCAGCATCGCCGCAGCGCGCGCAAGGCAGACATGAGCACTAACCCTCTCATCGAGATCAGGGATCTGCGCATCCGCTTCCACGGCGACGACGGCCGGATCACCCATGCGGTCGACAGCGTCGATCTCAGCGTCGCCAATGGCGCAACGCTTGGCCTCGTCGGCGAATCCGGCTGCGGCAAGAGCGTGACGTCGCTCGCGATCATGGGTCTGCTGCCGAAGAGCAACGCCGAGATATCAGGGGCGATCAAGTTCGACGGTTTCGACCTGCTCAAGACTCCCGACCAGACTCTGCGCGACCTCCGCGGCAACCGGCTCGCGATGATCTTCCAGGAGCCGATGACCTCGCTCAATCCGAGCTTCACCATCGGCGACCAGATCGTCGAGACGATCCTGCGTCATCGTGGCGGCTCACGGAAGAGCGCGCGCGACCGCACGATCGCGCTGCTTCGGCGGGTCCACATCCCCTCGCCCGAGCGGCGGATCGACGAATATCCGCACAAGCTCTCGGGCGGCATGCGCCAGCGCGTCATGATCGCGATGGCGCTCGCCTGCGATCCCCGGCTCCTGATCGCGGACGAACCGACCACCGCGCTCGACGTCACCTTGCAGGCGCAGATCCTGGAGCTGATGCGCGAGCTCAAGGCCGCCAGCGGTGCCGCCATCATCCTGATCACCCATGATCTCGGCGTGGTCGCCGAGGTCTGCGACGAGGTCGCGGTGATGTATGCCGGCGAGATCGTCGAGCGCGCGCCTGTGGATGAATTGTTCTCGGCGCCACAGCATCCCTATACGGTCGGCCTGCTCGGCTCGATCCCGCGGCTCGATCATCGCGCCGAGCAGCTCGCCACGATCGAGGGCATGGTGCCGAACATGGCACAGCCGCCCGCCGGCTGCCGCTTCGCCGCGCGCTGCCCGTTCGTGCTGGAGGCCTGCACCAGGGCGCCGCCGCCGCTGGTCGAAGTCAGCGCCGGCCACCTCTCGCGCTGCATCCGCGCGCCGCTCGAACTGTTGGTGTCGTGATGGCGCTGCTCGAGGTCAACGGCCTGGTCAAGCATTTCGTCGCCGAACGCTCATTGTTCGGCCGCGCGCTGGCGCATGTCAAAGCGGTCGATGGTGTTAGCTTTTCTCTTGAGGCCGGAAAGACGCTGGCGCTGGTCGGCGAGTCCGGCTGCGGCAAATCCACCGTCAGCCGCCTCGTGCTGCGTCTGATCGAGCCGGATGCAGGCGCGGTGCGCTTCGAGGGCCGCGACCTGCTCGCGCTCGATGCCGACGCGCTGCGCGCCTTTCGCCGCGAGGCCCAGATCATCTTCCAGGATCCCTACGCCTCGCTCAATCCGCGCATGACGGTCGGCCAGATCCTGACCGAGCCGCTGACGCTGCACAATCTCGTGCCGCCGGCGCAGCGCCGGGAGCGGGTCGCGGAGATATTGCGGCTGGTCGGGCTGGAGCCGCGGCTCGAGCGACGCTATCCGCACGAATTCTCCGGCGGCCAGCGCCAGCGCATCGCCATTGCCCGTGCGCTTGCGGTCGAGCCAAAACTGATCATCTGCGACGAGCCGGTCTCGGCGCTGGACGTCTCGATCCGCTCGCAGATCCTGAACCTCTTGCGCGAGCTTCAGGACCGGCTTGGCCTCGCCTATATCTTCGTCTCGCACGATCTCGCCGTGGTCAAGCACATCGCCGACCACGTCGCGGTGATGAATCTCGGCCAGATCGTCGAGACGGCCGAAGCGGATGCGCTGTTCGCGGCGCCCCGCCACCCCTATAGCCGGGCGCTGCTGTCCGCGATCCCCGTGCCTAAACCGCGGGCAAAAAGCAGCCGGATTGTGCTCCAGGGCGAGATCCCAAGCGCCCTGAACCCGCCGCCGGGATGCCGCTTCCACACCCGCTGCCCCTATGTCGTCGACCGTTGCCGCAGCGAAATGCCACAGCTCGTGGCGGATGGCATCGGACATGCAACGGCCTGCCACCGAACGTCGGAACTGCCGCCCTCCGCGGCGATCGTCCCGTCGGACGGCGGCTTCTCGCCGGCCCTTGAAAAATTGGTCGCTGCCTTCAGCGGCGGCCCGGAAGCAGTCCGCGGCGGCGGGGTTAGTTCATTGGGGACCGACCCGGCATAGCCGCCAAACAGAGGTTGAGAACGATGCGTTTTGTGCGTTTGGCATTTCTGGCGTCGGCCCTGCTGACGTCGTTCGCGGGCATCGCCCAGGCCCAGACCACGCTTCGCATCGGCATTGCCGAGGACCCGGACATCCTCGACCCCAGCATCGGCCGCACCTATGTCGGCCGCATCGTGTTCTCGGCCTTCTGCGACAAGCTGTTCGACATCGACGAGAAGCTCAACATCGTGCCGCAGCTCGCGCTGTCCTACGAGACCTCGGCGGACGGCATGGCGATGACGATCAAGCTCCGGCCCAACGTCAAATTCCACGACGGCGAGCCGCTGGACGCGGAGGCCGCCAAATTCTCGATCGAGCGTCACATGACGCTGCCGACCTCGTTCCGGAAATCGGAGCTCGCCAGCGTCGATCACGTCGAGGTGGTCGATCCCCTGACCATCAAGCTGGTGCTCAAGACGCCCTACTCGCCGCTGATCGCCCAGCTCACCGACCGCTCCGGCATGATGGTGTCGCCGAAGGCGGCGAAAGAGGCCGGCGACAAGTTCGGCCTGCACCCGGTCTGCGCGGGTCCCTACAAATTCGTCGAGCGCGTCCAGCAGGACCGCATGGTGTTCGAGAAATTCGCCGACTACTGGAACAAGGACAATATCCATATCGATCGTGTCGTGTTCCTGCCGATCGTCGACGCCACGGTTCGGCTTGCGAACCTCAAATCCGGCGGGCTCGATCTGATCGAGCGCGTGCTCGCCACCGACATCAAGGACGTCCGCGCCGATCCCAAGCTGGTGCTGTCGACTGCTCCGGAGCTCGGCTATCTCGGCCTGACCGTCAATATCGGAAACGACAAGACCAAGGGCCCGCTGA is part of the Bradyrhizobium commune genome and harbors:
- a CDS encoding ABC transporter ATP-binding protein; the protein is MTEPVLSVRNLQVEFASRRGTLRAIDGVSFDIAKGEVLGVVGESGAGKSVTGLSVIGLIDPPGRISAGEIRLSGLRVDNLPPEEMRRIRGKRIGMIFQDPLTSLNPLYKVGDQIVETIKTHLNLSETAARRRAIDLLAEVGIPAPEKRIDGYPHEFSGGMRQRVVIALAICAEPELIIADEPTTALDVSVQAQIISLIKRLGRDHGTAVMLVTHDMGVIAETSDRVAVMYAGRVAEIGPVQDVVKNPLHPYAKGLMGAIPTLAGDDKRLVQIPGSMPRLSAIPRGCSFNPRCASAFDRCRVDRPEPLSRGTQSVACHLYDSVPAESAA
- a CDS encoding ABC transporter ATP-binding protein, whose product is MSAPFVQATNLRRVFDVSKPWLNRVLEGGQLEFLKAVDGVTFDIRKGETFALVGESGSGKTTVARMVVGLLPPSSGDVLIDGIPMADPRQALARRKLRRRIQMIFQDPYASLNPRFRVDAIISEPIRAFDLIQGERDIQARVGELLSLVGLHPDDRLKFPHEFSGGQRQRIAIARALASDAEFIVCDEPTSALDVSVQAQILNLMRDLQDKFGLTYMFISHNLAVVRHMASRVGVMYLGRIVEIAEGRELFSRPRMPYTKMLLGAVPDLAMSGRQRIPVKGEIPNPINPPPGCAFNPRCPLAFDLCRKETPELIDGVACHAVNTAPVPA
- a CDS encoding gamma-glutamyltransferase family protein, producing the protein MASKVNPDPFTTRPEIEGTFGVVASTHWIATAVGMAALEKGGNAFDAGVATAFTLQVVEPHLNGPGGDVPIIVHDVKRGRTEVICGQGPAPARATIAHYRSEGLDMVPGTGLLAACVPGTFESWMMLLRDYGTLRLRDVLEPAISYASFGHPLVERACATIQTVEQLFRKHWPTSAAVYLPNGEVPRPGTLFTNKTLAATYTRILSEAESGGGGRDAEIDRARKAWSQGFVAEAIDKFCRTQEVMDVSGSPHRGVLSADDMARWQPTIETPLTYDYGRYTVCKAGVWSQGPVTLQQLALLKGFALDGLDPTGPEFIHLQIECAKLAFADREKFYGDPKFNEIPIATLLSDAYNDERRKLVADKASLDFRPGAVEGFGGVVKLRRAEGQREAVGALGAGEPTVGRFGEVRGDTVHFDIIDKAGNMVSSTPSGGWLQSSPVIPEIGFCLGSRAQMFWLEENHPASLAPGKRPRTTLSPTMALHDGEPYLAWGSPGGDQQDQWITQFFLRHVHCNLNLQEAIDAPAWHSEHFPISFWPRTARPGVLVVENRVPKATIENLRQRGHIVEVGPDWSEGRLTAASRVGVRRRAAANPRGMQGYAAGR
- a CDS encoding DUF1028 domain-containing protein, with the protein product MTWSIIARDPATGQFGIAVATRFFAVGARVPYIAAGLGAIATQAFVNPYYGIDGVKLLREGLNAHDVLAALLATDDGRESRQIHIMDASGAIAAHTGRDCVAWCGHVAGSGFSIAGNMLAGSDVLSETAKTYIASDSLPFPRRLLAAMRAGEAAGGDKRGKQSAALLIHGEEEWPALDIRADDHPDPLGELERLDQVSHELWVHFRNSMPTRQNSAGNTDRSVIDASIAAARARQT
- a CDS encoding ABC transporter ATP-binding protein, whose amino-acid sequence is MSTNPLIEIRDLRIRFHGDDGRITHAVDSVDLSVANGATLGLVGESGCGKSVTSLAIMGLLPKSNAEISGAIKFDGFDLLKTPDQTLRDLRGNRLAMIFQEPMTSLNPSFTIGDQIVETILRHRGGSRKSARDRTIALLRRVHIPSPERRIDEYPHKLSGGMRQRVMIAMALACDPRLLIADEPTTALDVTLQAQILELMRELKAASGAAIILITHDLGVVAEVCDEVAVMYAGEIVERAPVDELFSAPQHPYTVGLLGSIPRLDHRAEQLATIEGMVPNMAQPPAGCRFAARCPFVLEACTRAPPPLVEVSAGHLSRCIRAPLELLVS
- a CDS encoding ABC transporter ATP-binding protein, whose protein sequence is MALLEVNGLVKHFVAERSLFGRALAHVKAVDGVSFSLEAGKTLALVGESGCGKSTVSRLVLRLIEPDAGAVRFEGRDLLALDADALRAFRREAQIIFQDPYASLNPRMTVGQILTEPLTLHNLVPPAQRRERVAEILRLVGLEPRLERRYPHEFSGGQRQRIAIARALAVEPKLIICDEPVSALDVSIRSQILNLLRELQDRLGLAYIFVSHDLAVVKHIADHVAVMNLGQIVETAEADALFAAPRHPYSRALLSAIPVPKPRAKSSRIVLQGEIPSALNPPPGCRFHTRCPYVVDRCRSEMPQLVADGIGHATACHRTSELPPSAAIVPSDGGFSPALEKLVAAFSGGPEAVRGGGVSSLGTDPA
- a CDS encoding ABC transporter substrate-binding protein — protein: MRFVRLAFLASALLTSFAGIAQAQTTLRIGIAEDPDILDPSIGRTYVGRIVFSAFCDKLFDIDEKLNIVPQLALSYETSADGMAMTIKLRPNVKFHDGEPLDAEAAKFSIERHMTLPTSFRKSELASVDHVEVVDPLTIKLVLKTPYSPLIAQLTDRSGMMVSPKAAKEAGDKFGLHPVCAGPYKFVERVQQDRMVFEKFADYWNKDNIHIDRVVFLPIVDATVRLANLKSGGLDLIERVLATDIKDVRADPKLVLSTAPELGYLGLTVNIGNDKTKGPLSQSAKVRQALDLSIDREAINQVVFNGEFTPGNQWVSPTHPYYQKAFPVHGRDIAKAKALLKEAGVATPVTVDYMIPKGAENEAVAQVVQSMAAEAGFDIKIRAVEFATTFKQAQAGEFQIFQINWSGRIDPDGNSYIFMRSKAPQNDGVYANPDADKLMEDGRATSNVDERKAIYAKLTKILLDDLPIIYIYHRTLLIAHTTKLEGYKQMPDGLVRVVGLKFK